The genomic DNA AAGGAGCGGGCCTATACAGCAGAGAGAGGCAATAAACGCTGTGACAATCGTCGCTAAAGCAAGCGTTTTATTATCATTCGGCATTTTCTTTCTCCTTCACTCCTAGATTATAATATCCCCCATGGGGGGATACAAGTATTTTGGTTCCGTTTGGACCCATTTTTCTTTCCTTTCGGACGAATTTTCGGTTACGTACCATTTTTCACTGATCAATTCCTTTCAAATCCATGCAGATCATTTCTTTTTTATTTCTCAAATAAAGTTTGCCGTTGGCAAGCGCAGGAGGAGTCCAGGTCTTGCCCTTGAGCACTTGCGCACGGCCCTTCTCTTTGTATCCGGCAGGAGTAGCTTCAACAAGCGCAAGCAGGCCACGTTCGCCAAGAACAATCAAATGGCCGTCTGCGAGAATGAGCGATCCTTTACCGAATCCGGTCTGCTTCCATTTTTCCGTGCCGGAGTTTGCATCGATGCACTGAA from bacterium includes the following:
- a CDS encoding PQQ-like beta-propeller repeat protein, which produces KLAGGKEKPSFQELWKSNVAQNHFSSSVIYNDHIYGFDQGLLQCIDANSGTEKWKQTGFGKGSLILADGHLIVLGERGLLALVEATPAGYKEKGRAQVLKGKTWTPPALANGKLYLRNKKEMICMDLKGIDQ